The Chitinophaga sp. H8 region AACAATCACTACATCTTTAAAATTCTTTCCTGCGGCACGGATCAGGGATACTCCTCCAATATCTATCTTCTCAATAATAGCCTGCTCTTCCTTAGTAGATTTCACCGTTTCCTCAAAAGGATACAGGTCTACAATGACCAGGTCTATTTCAGGAATTTCATACTCTTTCAGCTGCTGCAGGTCCTGTGCATTCTCACGACGGGCAAGGATACCTCCAAATACTTTGGGATGCAGTGTTTTTACACGGCCACCTAAAATAGAAGGATAAGCAGTAAGATCTTCTACAGCTACACATTTTACACCTTGTTCTTCAATAAATTGCTGCGTACCGCCGGTAGAATAGATGGTTACACCTTGCTCACCCAACTTTTTGACAATATTCTCCAGGTTATCTTTATAGAAAACGGAGATCAGTGCCGATTTAATTTGCTTTTGCATGAATGGAAAACATTAGAAATTAATAACATAGGCTCCCTGGTCTGGAACCGAAAAGCAGCGCAAAGTTAGCGCGTAACAATCATTTTTCCATTGTTGAATCTTCCGGTAGGAGTTAGATCCATCAAAAATAAGATGGTCAAATTCGAAAAATCGCTTCAACTGTTTGATATCCACGTCTGGATTATGTGACAGCAAAATATAATCTGTTCTGAATTTTTTCCTGGGCACTGTTACCGGCAACCGCGCATTAATGATCACCAGCTGCTTGCTGCCAAAACGAAAATACCTTCCCAGCTGTACCAGGTGAGGTATCTTGTCGGCACTCACCCTTAAACCTGATCGTACTGCCTGTATTTGCCGGGCAATAGATGTTTGCCACAACCCGGTATCTCCTGCAAACTGCACCTGATTACCAGCAATAAAATCAATCGCTGTATATGCAGGGACATGATAGATGATCACCTTTTGCTGTTGCTGGCTCCTGATAATGTTAGCCGCATGCAGCAACGAACATAACAGGCACATACCCAGCGCTGCATGCAGCCCCCTCCTCCATTTCAATAGCCACCAGGATCCCAGCGCTGCCAGTAACAGGTACATACAAATGGTTTGATATACATTGATATGCAGGTGAGTGATCAATCCATAAGGCAGCCCGTTGAGCCATTCTACCCATCCATTCATGCTGCTGATCAGGTATCTCACCCCTATACCCACATACATGGCTACTTCATGTATAGGGGCCAACAATAACAAAAGTATCTCTCCATAGATCACGATGCCCGACAAGGGGACTGCTACCATATTGGCTAAAAGAAAATAAACCGGAAACTGATGGAAGTAAAACAAACATACCGGCAGGGTTAATATTTGGGCAGCTAATGATAATGCGGCTATTTCCCATAATTTATCCAGCCATTTATACCTGATGTACCAGGCCTTATACAAGGGTTTATAAAACAACAGGATGCTCAATACAGCTAAATAAGATAAAATGAACCCGGTGTCCGCAATGAAATGGGGCCGGTAACATAATAACAGAAATGCAGAAGCTGCCAGTGTATTATAACTGTTGCTATGTCGCCCAAGCAAGAGCTTTCCTATTGCCATAGCCGAAAAGGTAACAACTGCGCGCAATACAGCTGCCGCTGCACCGGTAAGAAAAGCAAAACCCCAAAGCGCCATTAGCAATACCAGGGTTTTGGTAAAACGTGCAAACGCATTACCTGTCCACCATTGCAGCAACCATAACAGGGTAATGTAAATCAATCCTACATGCATCCCCGAAATAGCAATAATATGGACAATACCGGTATTAGTGTATGCCTGTACAATATCCTTATCCAGTGCCTGCCGGTCGCCTATTAGCAATGCCTGGGCCAGCCCGCTTTCCAGCCCCTCTCCCAGATATTGCCGCAGCGTATATAAACAATACTGCCGGCAGCGTAGTATCAATCTGGTAAACGGTTGGCCACCATCCGCCGGCAATATGTACCAATCACGCGGCTGCAGATAGGCCTGATGAAAGATCTGCTGGTAAGCACAATACTGCCGGTAGTCAAATACACCCGGATTGCCACTGTTGCCCACAGGTTGTAGCTTATTGACCACCAATAACTGTTGCCCGTATGTTAAAGCAGGTGCCGTACTATCTTTTGAGAAGTATAATAGTATCCTGCCCCGGGCAGATTGCCATTTGCCTGCTGTTAAAACACCTGTGACGGTTGCTGTAGTCTTCCAGGAGCGTGACCTTTCCTCCAAAGGGGCATCTATACTCAAGATCAGACGGGAAGTATCTACTAAAACTTTTCCAAAATAGCGCTTTTGATGACGGATATCTGACTGATATAACAATAACGCACCACTGCAACCAACTAACAGGTACAGACATATTCCCTGTACCCAGCCATACCTAAACCTCGCCGACAAAGGCATACAGCCGGCTATACACAAGCCCGTAAGAAGCAACACTACAACAAGCAACAGGGTGTTCAAGCGCCAGGAATACTGTAACTGTAACAGGATGCCACCAATAAGTGGCACAATCAAACGGAGAAACGGGGCGCGTTTTAAGCCGGGTACAACAAACATATATCCGTATTGAGTGAGATTGCTTAGCTGAATAAAGGGTTAAAACGGGATCCCATGAATGGGTAACAGCCGCAATCCCCTGGGTTAATTAACTCAATAACGAATTTAAACCCTGCCAGGCTGTTTTTTCTTAATTATAGGTTAACAACTTTTTCTACGGCAGAAAAATAGTTGGGAAAAATGATGGTATATTTATATATTTATATTAATTTTAATTATTAAAATATTGTTAGTTAGTTTTATTTAAATAATGAATTTCATCATCTGTTATTGATTAGTTAACATCTTCTTTAGATATGAGATTTATTGTAAAATGCATTACCGGTCACAATATTGTTTCATTTATTTGAATCAATACTTGTGTCTTTAATGGTTATTTTGAGGGAAAAGAAAGCGCCTGATTTTCATCAGGCGCTGATTTTTTTAGAACATACCATAAAAGAAAAAAGGCTGATGATCATCTTTTGCAAGATATTTCATCAGCCCTTTTAATATCTGAGATGAGTTTATTTACTCAGGTACATGCTCTTTTCCTTATACAATGTTCTGAAATAAGGATCGCGCAGGTCTTTGATAAAGCGTATAGCCTCACCGGTAGATTTCATTTCAGGCCCCAGCTCCTTATTCACGCCAGGGAACTTGTTGAAAGAAAACACAGGTTCTTTTATCGCAAACCCTTTCAGCTTTTTCTCAATTTTAAAGTCTTTCAGCTTATTGGCACCTATCATTATTTTGGTAGCAATATTCAGGTAAGGTACCTGGTATGCTTTTGCAATAAATGGTGTAGTACGGGAAGCGCGTGGGTTGGCTTCAATCACATATACCTGTCCGTTCTTGATCGCAAACTGGATATTGATCAGTC contains the following coding sequences:
- a CDS encoding ComEC/Rec2 family competence protein, with the protein product MFVVPGLKRAPFLRLIVPLIGGILLQLQYSWRLNTLLLVVVLLLTGLCIAGCMPLSARFRYGWVQGICLYLLVGCSGALLLYQSDIRHQKRYFGKVLVDTSRLILSIDAPLEERSRSWKTTATVTGVLTAGKWQSARGRILLYFSKDSTAPALTYGQQLLVVNKLQPVGNSGNPGVFDYRQYCAYQQIFHQAYLQPRDWYILPADGGQPFTRLILRCRQYCLYTLRQYLGEGLESGLAQALLIGDRQALDKDIVQAYTNTGIVHIIAISGMHVGLIYITLLWLLQWWTGNAFARFTKTLVLLMALWGFAFLTGAAAAVLRAVVTFSAMAIGKLLLGRHSNSYNTLAASAFLLLCYRPHFIADTGFILSYLAVLSILLFYKPLYKAWYIRYKWLDKLWEIAALSLAAQILTLPVCLFYFHQFPVYFLLANMVAVPLSGIVIYGEILLLLLAPIHEVAMYVGIGVRYLISSMNGWVEWLNGLPYGLITHLHINVYQTICMYLLLAALGSWWLLKWRRGLHAALGMCLLCSLLHAANIIRSQQQQKVIIYHVPAYTAIDFIAGNQVQFAGDTGLWQTSIARQIQAVRSGLRVSADKIPHLVQLGRYFRFGSKQLVIINARLPVTVPRKKFRTDYILLSHNPDVDIKQLKRFFEFDHLIFDGSNSYRKIQQWKNDCYALTLRCFSVPDQGAYVINF